The following is a genomic window from Zerene cesonia ecotype Mississippi chromosome 13, Zerene_cesonia_1.1, whole genome shotgun sequence.
TAACCCATTAGCAACGGCAGACGtgatagtaaattattttttcaccaATAAGGAAATTAAgcaaaatctttaatattttgttgtctATTCAGAAAGTCCACATTCaagtaatgtttataaaggatttatctgttattatctataaataaaagtctTTGCTAAACTTTTCCCTAccgtattaattaataataaaagagatgattttcttaaaacaacagctgaaataaaacttttgcTCACAAATCAGTATTTCAACAGCTAACTCACGTACACATAGAAGGCAACACAAGTTACTGGCGTGGTAGAAATACTTGAAGCACGCATAGTGTTTCCCTTcctgattttaaaataagtcgAGCTTAAATTAACTctgcttttaaaatagtttaggTAATCGCTAGGAACAAGTCATAAATTGGAAACGTCACGACTTCCtcgtatttgttatttgatcaAATGTATTTGGGGACGcgattttagtatttttcatgttattataCTTTCACAACttttgtgtaaatttataGGAAAGCTTAGTAGAAGTAGGGCTGTTACAGCGTTATAAATTCACAAACGAAACTAATCGTATGCATATCATCTTTATATCATCAATATAGTATGTGGAGTGTTTAATGTAGagtattttataacagttATTGCGACATATGATACTATTtatcacaatttatttaatttacaattaatccTATTCTGgtagtataaaaattacctttatatattcattacaacATAGAAGACAagaaaaaccattaaaaagtAACTATAGCAAAACGTAAACAAAGTAGACGTTGCGTATGATGATGAAATCATACAATTAATGACATGTAACCTTGTTTAAATTAACGATGCcacttttatacttttatcgGCATATGCCTGCAGTCTTGctttgatttgtttttctatGCTTTGACAActgaaacttaatttttttttattttatttaaattttgtatcacAAACAATCTCAGTATCGATGTGTATAAAAcagagaatatttaaaaatacgcaaATACAACCCTACATGTGCGGCGCGAGCGCGTCACCTCGCACCACGCTGAGTAAACACAGCCCATACACGACGCGGGTGCGTCTGCTACCAGAATGCACTTGCcttacacacacattcttTTGGAAGGTACTACATGATACAGAACaatctttgaatatttatactttaatccCTATTGACTGCTATTCATGTCTCAGATGACATAGATGTAAGCTTCTGTTTTTCTTGTTACTGAGGCACCCAACcttgttaaaataaagatgttaGAAAATGTTTGAATCGATAAGTCTTTTTGCATTAAAACGTATATGTTAATTTTCGTAAAGCTCACATTCCTTACTCGTttagtaacatttaaaatacactgTTGTGGTATTTTCTTTCTGTACAAAGGCTGTGTACAACCGCCTTATGACAAGACCAGTTATCTTTATTTTGGAatgttttgtacaaatattactCCTTTAAGTACATAGGTCAACACGATAGTAGGAGAAAATGTTTGTGAGTAACTTCACTTAAGATGTTAATGTATGTGAATGAAATTTGTGTGTTGTTCAAATTAAACACGCCCTATTcgttttaaactaaattgcTGCTAACGTAATTTTCATGCTTTGTAATTTCTTCTCTTTATGggtatctataataattaatgaataagcAATTTATCAACTTAAAACATACTATGTTTTATgaaagtatattttgtaaagacattatatttggttatttaaataaaaatgtatctgtAACAAAcagaatatcaaataatacagttaaataaaacgtCGTTACATATCCACATTCTAATAAACGTTGACGTAAAATATGGACAAATacgttaaatgtaaatattggtTGTAAAGATCGCCGGCATCGGCATTGTACGGCATGGTGTCGGAACGCAACGCACGGTGCAATGTGACGGGCTACGGCAATGAATGAAGAGGTACCAGAAACGCAACCTAAATACCGTACATTCTTTAGTCCCCGTCGTTGCCACGTGTGCCGTCGCTTTTACCTACCGCCGGCGCGCCGGCTGCTTCTCTGAACTCTGAAATGCATAGAGTGGCATCTCACTTAGATGCCACTCTACTCTCGACCGACCGAACAAACAATTAACCAactattactttaaaataaacaccatCCATTagtcatattaataaactataattagtcatcaataaaattatagctaAAGACGAATTTTCGTTTTTAGCCCGGATATTtgccattaaaataattgagtcAAAATACACGGAAGCATAGTCATCAATACtaagaaatatgaataatacgtttaaaactatttgaatACAAAGGTACGACATGTTGTGTGTTACCCCGACGCTTAATTAAAAGTGGGTATTGGTATTATTGAGTCCCTTGAAATGAGGTCTTTAACCTTACCAGCTAGCTTTGGTGATATCTACACATAAAAAGAAGAGTTCATTCTTTCATTCGTTTCCCACGTTATTTTTTGTGAAGAAGTCCGATAAGGGGAATAGTAATACCCTTTCGTAGTCCTGTAAACGATCGTGGGCCCTTATTTATTGCTAATAGATTTCCAAACGGTAAAATGTCTTAGTGTGTATGCATTTAGAAAGAGGGGACAATCCACTTAATGCAAtctaacaaaaaatcaattacgttttaatattcattttaaatagttactgAGAACGCTCTTGATATACATTTGGTGAATAGTCAGAGCCacgaaaataacaattaaaaatataacatacatcgTATTATTTGgagttaaatatttgatagacggattgaatttttgatagCATTCTCCATTTATCTTTACgacaatattgattttatcacCCTGTTTTGTCGAATAAGAAAGTTCATatctgattaattatttatataagacagaacaaattaatttattcataatgtaCAGCAGTTTTGAAATTCTTTAGGAATGTTATATGGAtaacagtattatatttataataccaccgcgcataaatttatttatttaaagaagtaCCGCTGAGAGTTTATAAATGTTCTATTTAACGCGTTAAATATGGTCTGGCGATATAGAATTGAGCCCTTATTCTATTTTACCTGGATACAAATTGCGTAGATTTTAATACAAAGACCgttctttatttttgaaagGTGATACAAAAGATTTTTTGCTTGCTGACAAAAGGTGTGTTTTTTACAGGTGCGGGTAGCGCGAGCGGCGGCGGTGTGACGGGCGTGACGCGGCGCGGCCGATGCAAGTGGTTCAACGTGGCGAAGGGATGGGGCTTCATCACCCCGGAGGATGGTGGACAGGATGTGTTCGTGCACCAGGTGATTGATTATACGTTCCTAGTATCACGATTCATGTACAAGCGCATGTGCTGACTGTTGTTTAACATCAGtgctcataataaaataactctaCTGTATACTTGCGGCCGGTGCAAATGATTCACAGTGGTGAAACGTCTAGGGCTTTCTCGTTCCAGAGGACGGATACTGGTCTATATACATGGAAcaggtgatttttttttttttatgtcacagtcggcaatagagctggtgggacgcctgatggtaagcgctaccaccgcccatgaacatttggagaggcataaggtccattctTACGCCTCTGaaaatagattgccgactttaaattgggaagggattaagaaaggattggggagaggaataaaggaaaggactgggaatggtaagaaaaagaatataagggcatccggctcccccactcaccgaacgaaacacagcagaatgctatttcacgcctgtCTTCTCTGGGggtatggtacttccccggagCGAGCtgtcccaattcgtgccgaagcgtgctcgactaacACATAAAGAATCTCGAATCCTCCACATTATTGATCCGTATTCCTAGTAACCAGCGTGTATGTTCAAATATGAGAGTAGATGTATATCAcatgaagaaattaaataacaacagCTGTTGATTTGAGAAGGAGTATGTGTTGGTTGTAAGTTTTCACTGAGCTTAGCCGTTTAGTAACTAATTctgacttaaataaaaataacaacacatGCTTTTAAATGCCACATTGTGAAcccttcaaaataaaattggctAAATGTAAACGTGTATCATCTACTCCAATTATTTTGCATCTCTTTTTCACTTCTATACTGTGCAATCACAACTTAACAAGCACATACTTGGGAATTCACTCAAAAATTATGACGCTATGATGATAGATGGAGTGAGAATATTCTAGATCTAGATAAAATAGcaaattctgtttttattatgtaattttcgaactaaacgtaaaataattaatggaaatatataacactataaccaaaaactaataaataaaagtataataaattttgttacacTTAGGtttaactcaagaacggctgaTTGGATTCTAATGAATTTTCCTTAATGATTTTCTCTCATCGTTggattatagttattatatttgaaattgtaaaaatagagTTCCCGGCCAAAccaatgttgtttttatgatagaaaatataacaacaaaaagtTTGGGACAAATTCTTCTTTTTATAGTTGCCTAATACCTTTgctgattaattaataatagtaaacaTATTTCACCCATTTGgcttcaaaattttaaatatctacaataattgtaaaaataaaatccaataGGGAAAAAGCTTAAGACATTCGagcttttttaaaaacaagatCAACGTTTCAACGAAGGCTTGGGTTTAGCTACTTTTGTTACTACAAGTTCAGCAAGAAATATTAAGACTATAGAAAACCATATGCCATATTTTATCTTACAATGTTTGACACATgctgatttaatatttatttcaatttacgtGTAGTACTTCATAGAACTATGAGATTGCATCATACCACGAACCTTGTATCTATTCTGtagttgatttattttaaaagaaatcgtAAGAGTAAGAAGCCCGTTGACAAAACACAGCGTATCTAGCGGTTGACCTGATAGTGAGCTTATTTGTTTGTTCGGCTTATCAAGTccggatgttttttttatatacatttacgCCACTAAAGTTGTACTTCGGTCGACTGCAAGCACGTTAGCGTtagaattttgtaataacaaGCCAAAAGCATGTAATTGAGTATCAATAAGGTTCATTTTATTGGCATGAAATGTTACTTCATTTTTCTATCGGGCACAGGGTGACGATAAGGTTATTTGGAGTACAAGAAAAACTCGATAATGTATGGATTGACTTCATTCATAAatgatttgattattattgatttcacCTTAAATATGTGGATTGAAAGACTAAAAacaaatccattaaaaatagtttcttACGATAATATTAATGGTTTGTTAAAAAGCACACATCGAAGCTAGATAAGTAAAAATTAGAAACAACATTTCTGAAGTTTAGATCTTATCACATGTattgtcaattttaatataaaacgttcTCACATCTAGTCCGTGTGTCTGTGTGAAATCACACCCTATTTTCACTTTACTATAAGATAAACACGTGCAGCATGGTGTATGAATTGACTCGGAGAACTGTTACCAATGTGTTGGATAACAAATCTGCATCTTGAGTCTCAGGATTTCAATTAGATCGATTTGAATGAGAATAATTGAAATGGGTACGTTTAGACCATGATAAGGCAAATGGATACTTATAGCACAGCCAGTTTATCTCTAAGAATTCGCGTTAATTTCCTTTGTGTAACCAGTTTCTTCTCTCGTACCCGAACGTGAGATTGGTTAAAAGAGTTTAAAGAGTCGTACACTTGCTCGATGATGttgatatatagatataaatttatatacacattttaagATAGTTAACAGCTAAGGTTATTAACCACGTGTTCTATAGTACAGTGATatctttataacataatattcttCCAGAGTGTGATACAAATGCCAGGCTTTCGGTCACTTGGGGATGATGAATTGGTTGAATTCGAATGCAAAGAATCAGACAAAGGGCTAGAAGCGACACGTGTTTCCGGGCCTTCATCTGTGGACTGCCAGGGCTCACACCGACGCCCACTTTCTAAAAAACGCTTTAGAAAGATACGGTAtggttcatatttatattgactttattattttttattataaattgttttgtggTCAAATTTTAAACTCACATCACCTCAAAAACAATAAGTTTAAAACCTGTATATTCTGTCTGTCCCTTCATTTTGTCATCTCTCTCGATATAGTGAATAGGTtttgcaatgaaaataatgtgtGTAGTGCCACATTCtctaaagtttgtaaggatgtgtatgtatttgttactctttcacgcaaaaagtacagaaccgattgcaatggaatttatttattttattttaaacactttattgtgctgttaACGCAGcagaaacaaatacaacaaaaaatttagtacgtagacaggcGCAGCTGGTAGTTAATATTGCAACAATATAAACCATACTAAAACCAGCCTATTATATATCAaccatacaatttaaaataattaataaatcttaattgagttattaattttaagaatttaattttatgtataatattctaatctttacttgtattatacagaataaaaagtttagcTATTCAAAGGTTAAACTTTGACTGTTTGTAGGGGGTattctaaaaatgtatttattcaatggtgaaaattttaatgaaaacagaAAGCTACTCATGAGTAACATAGGCAAGAAAAGCCAAGGTCAGCGGCTACTCTGGACAtaaactgaaatattaaatcactttttcaaaatacatatcaCGGTTATGTCTACTATGACTACTGATACTGATActgatatagatatatattcacGTACATCTTTTGTTTACCTAATCAGGGATGCCTGATTAAACTGACAAGTTCTCAAAATGGTGTAATTTTGGGGTTGTTCCAGGTGTTACAACTGCGGGGAATTCGCCAATCACATTGCAGCCAAATGCAGCATAGGACCACAACCAAAGAGATGTCATAACTGCAAGAGCGAGGATCATCTTATCGCAGATTGCCCTGTAAAGGTCTTGTTTATTACTAGTCATATCGAAGACAAATTAACTAAGGCTGTCtgaaattatgcaaatatgGATTTGATATTAGCACATACATGTGAAACATGAACGGTACTAAAACCAAAGCAGATAAAGAATTGATGAGCTAGCctaaacaacaatttattttcaaaatccacaatttcattaagatgtcttttattttttatttcaaatatatttcattataaattcgaagGCTCGAGACTAGATCAAcgtttaagaaataaatagattttcacatagcaatttatgaaatttgcatCGCGAGCAGAGCcgttttgtacataaattaaaaattcgaaGACATATTACTTGCCAACTCGAACTTAtccagtgtggtggattatggcccgaACCCTCATAGAAAGCCTGTATAGCTGTAGTGGTATTTGTATATGcctatgatgatgataatttgaACTGTTTAGTTAaagcttaaaataattcagaaaCGAAACATTTTCCTTCCTAGGTGGAGAAAAAGAAAGATGATTCGCAGTCGAAACACTCCAGCAGCTCTCAAGGAAGCCAAGAGGAGAGTCCGCAATAGCATCGCAACAGACGCTGTATAACCGGCTTCGAACAAAATTTAGTTAGATATTAAGTAGAATTTTAACGTTGTTTTCTGTTTGTATGACGATACGTATACGTATCATGGAAATTTTATTCGATTAATCTTTATGTTTCGGTATGCATTTACtttattcatcaaaattctaaaaaacgtagccaaagaagtcggttatgAAAATCTTCACACTCACACCGAAAGAGAGATGAGCGGAATTTCTATAATCACgttgaaatatttctataagttTTAGTGTCATGTAACCTAAGTATGAAATCCAACTACCTCATTTAATAAAgacaagtaaaatattattttgtatttaagtaCAAGACTGATGAGAACAAATACAcaaagtacaaaaatattttacttatagaCTTTTATGACTTAAGTTTAAAAACGTAACGTAgtacaaattttatgtgttCGAGTGTTTTATactctaattttttttttacaaaataattatacccAAAGTTGTGTGTCTCTATGATatgactattttatatatatgttattgttatattacgcccaattttatgtcatttaggatttataatttaagttataaggtattatttaattttgaagtaaggataattataataccaCCGAAtgttcaaatgttattttaactgaAGTGCTGTAAATACCTCTGATAACAATATAAGAGTTCCGTTGGGCGatgcaaaaagaaaaatggacACTAAAAAGTTTTAGTTTATCACACGTTACATAgcagaaacaaacaaaataaaaggaaCAAACGAAAATACCAATGGAATCATGTATTCGGAAAACAATTCAATGGAATGAGcgatttacattttaatataataatttatatttagatatacaaGAGGAAAATGCatgttcatatttttctttaatatccATTTCTACACCATTTTTTAGTTCTATTATCACGTATTTACTAATATAACTATGGATATATCTAATCATGTGCAGTCCGcaacacaattttaattaaaggtattgaggttattattgaaatgttgaCTGGAATTGAAAATCaacttacttaaataatataaatatttttggtttattttcgCTCGTCTCCGAAATTCTTGTTTTACAGCTGTTCATGTTTTTCCTGTTACATAATAACCTGCCGTAATGTAAAATTTGGTGATTTAGtatgtgaaatatttagtttgctcaaattttgtacaaatcaCTCAGAGCTCGATGCAAATTATTAGGTAAGAAACATCGAAAACATCCAAATTTTCAAACGTCTTGAAAAAAGAAGAGGTTCTCATTTCGACTGTTTTTTGGAGGTTATCTCAGAACATTCGACAGGGTGAAGCGATTTTAAACTTATGCTTCAGTGTGGGCCTATTAAATTTAgactagttctgacaattatGATGCcgcttagtttttttttgtgtataaatatgtcTATGAAGTCTATGCAGTTGAGGTCTAGCAAGaatacgaaaaaaattaaacgaaaactTACTCATaccttttaattttacacCACAGAATGTGCAAATTGTTAATTAGCATACAAATGTTATCTTTGAAATCGTAAAATGACATTTCCACATGTAAATCACGTCCACTgaacgtaatttttataagtaggtTCTTGTATTTCTCGTTCCCGGTTGCCTTCGACTGAAGAAATTTTGATTGATGTTCTTTCCACCGAAGTATTTCAAGCTATCTACAAACTAGTCATTAAGATTATTTTCCCATAGACAAGGACGTTCCGAATAACTGCATACAGTAATGTGACACCCCTCTCGTGTTTTTGTTTTcctaaaaaagtaagttttaatgttaatacacTTAATTTTCTGAAAAGCTAGTGCGTTGATATCCCAACTCTATTGAAAAAAGTTATGGATTTTTATCGAAGCATACtatatgtatacttattaGCTTCCTAGctcaataaaatttcactGTTTATTCCCGTAAGCAATTATCTATCATAGTTACGCAGTTACACGCCGGGTGCACACGAGTTTAAATTCAAAGGAAGTCCTTTATCACGTTATCAAAAACTTTTTGTCTAATTGATGATGCAATTAACACATTCGTGTCACATTTACAATTACCCATGATAAGTTCTTCCACTACAGATCTGTTAAATTTAATGGTATTGTAAAATACACGTCAGTTTATACATGTGCGGTTcagctttaaatttaattgttttttgaattaataattagcttgtttgcaatttaaaattaaaattatatcgtgTTTTGTGAAATGACCAATCAACTGTTAAGAATGATAAATTGTACTTACATTGTCTAAACGAAGCATCAAGTAtcgtgaatattaaaatttgtctaTGAAGTGTAATGCTGGTGGCGTGTTGAGTTGCATTAAACTGATTGTTTTTAACTTCAAAAGTGTtctgaatataaaaacaaatacaattttatagaaGTAAGCTGTagtattacatttaaactgataaataaaattaggtaTTACATATACGGGTTTTAAGTGTCTATTTTAGGTTAGAAGTGtagttatttatctataagtTTTTGAAGACTATTGAAATCATCTACCtcacaatttattaaagtaagaGAGTctattaataagttaatatcGTAAACATATACAAAGtctagaattattattattttcaacgtATCTTTGCCAAATGTGTAAAGATTATTAGTATTTCATATGTTTagagtttaatttttgttctttttttatttttcaaagaaaaataaaattttaaatatagtattgatgttttattgaaatgatcACAACTACCGCTCAGTacccaaatatttaaattaattttcatatccaGTAACATCTATCACGTTGACCCAAACACAAATGACCTTGATCTGACTTTTTCTGAAAATACCTACTTGTATTAtatcattcaatatttaatatttccatatgaaaatataagtataaattacaatattttttcctattatCATGAAACTACCGAACGCTACTTAAAGTGAAATGAGTTAGTGGAAGACAGTCTCGTTTAGAGTGCAGCAAGTAATTCAACTCGTGTAGGACGTCATTACTCTTTTAGAGAAACGCGGGGGCGATCGACGATGGCACGTTTTTCAGCTGCGCTGGCCCAACCGCCCAAGGATGGGCGCTCCGAGGATGCAGCAGTTCGGAACACCTCGTCCCCNNNNNNNNNNNNNNNNNNNNNNNNNNNNNNNNNNNNNNNNNNNNNNNNNNNNNNNNNNNNNNNNNNNNNNNNNNNNNNNNNNNNNNNNNNNNNNNNNNNNNNNNNNNNNNNNNNNNNNNNNNNNNNNNNNNNNNNNNNNNNNNNNNNNNNNNNNNNNNNNNNNNNNNNNNNNNNNNNNNNNNNNNNNNNNNNNNNNNNNNNNNNNNNNNNNNNNNNNNNNNNNNNNNNNNNNNNNNNNNNNNNNNNNNNNNNNNNNNNNNNNNNNNNNNNNNNNNNNNNNNNNNNNNNNNNNNNNNNNNNNNNNNNNNNNNNNNNNNNNNNNNNNNNNNNNNNNNNNNNNNNNNNNNNNNNNNNNNNNNNNNNNNNNNNNNNNNNNNNNNNNNNNNNNNNNNNNNNNNNNNNNNNNNNNNNNNNNNNNNNNNNNNNNNNNNNNNNNNNNNNNNNNNNNNNNNNNNNNNNNNNNNNNNNNNNNNNNNNNNNNNNNNNNNNNNNNNNNNNNNNNNNNNNNNNNNNNNNNNNNNNNNNNNNNNNNNNNNNNNNNNNNNNNNNNNNNNNNNNNNNNNNNNNNNNNNNNNNNNNNNNNNNNNNNNNNNNNNNNNNNNNNNNNNNNNNNNNNNNNNNNNNNNNNNNNNNNNNNNNNNNNNNNNNNNNNNNNNNNNNNNNNNNNNNNNNNNNNNNNNNNNNNNNNNNNNNNNNNNNNNNNNNNNNNNNNNNNNNNNNNNNNNNNNNNNNNNNNNNNNNNNNNNNNNNNNNNNNNNNNNNNNNNNNNNNNNNNNNNNNNNNNNNNNNNNNNNNNNNNNNNNNNNNNNNNNNNNNNNNNNNNNNNNNNNNNNNNNNNNNNNNNNNNNNNNNNNNNNNNNNNNNNNNNNNNNNNNNNNNNNNNNNNNNNNNNNNNNNNNNNNNNNNNNNNNNNNNNNNNNNNNNNNNNNNNNNNNNNNNNNNNNNNNNNNNNNNNNNNNNNNNNNNNNNNNNNNNNNNNNNNNNNNNNNNNNNNNNNNNNGGGGACGAGGTGTTCCGAACTGCTGCATCCTCGGAGCGCCCATCCTTGGGCGGTTGGGCCAGCGCAGCTGAAAAACGTGCCATCGTCGATCGCCCCCGCGTTTCTCTAAAAGAGTAATGACGTCCTACACGAGTTGAATTACTTGCTGCACTCTAAACGAGACTGTCTTCCACTAACTCATTTCACTTTAAGTAGCGTTCGATATTTTCATGataataggaaaaaatattgtaatttatacttatattttcatatggaaatattaaatattgaatgataTAATACAAGTAGGTATTTTCAGAAAAAGTCAGATCAAGGTCATTTGTGTTTGGGTCAACGTGATAGATGTTACtggatatgaaaattaatttaaatatttgggtAATGAGCGGTAGTTGTgatcatttcaataaaacatcaatactacatttaaaattttatttttctttgaaaaataaaaaaagaacaaaaattaaactctAAACATATGAAATACTAATAATCTTTACACATTTGGCAAAGATacgttgaaaataataataattctagaCTTTGTATATGTTTACgatattaacttattaatagACTCtcttactttaataaattgtgaGGTAGATGATTTCAATAGTCTTCAAAAacttatagataaataactaCACTTCTAACCTAAAATAGACACTTAAAACCCGTATATGTAAtacctaattttatttatcagtttaaatgtaatactACAGCTTACttctataaaattgtatttgtttttatattcagaAAACTTTTGAAGTTAAAAACAATCAGTTTAATGCAACTCAACACGCCACCAGTATTACACTTCAtagacaaattttaatattcacgaTACTTGATGCTTCGTTTAGACAATGTAAGTACAATTTATCATTCTTAACAGTTGATTGGTCATTTCACAAAAcacgatataattttaattttaaattgcaaacaagctaattaattattaattcaaaaaacaattaaatttaaagctgAACCGCACATGTATAAACTGACGTGTATTTTACAATACCATTAAATTTAACAGATCTGTAGTGGAAGAACTTATCATGGGTGATTGTAAATGTGACACGAATGTGTTAATTGCTTCATCAATTAGACAAAAAGTTTTTGATAACGTGATAAAGGACTTCCTTTGAATTTAAACTCGTGTGCACCCGGCGTGTAACTGCGTAACTATGATAGATAATTGCTTACGGGAATAAACagtgaaattttattgagCTAGGAAGCtaataagtatacatataGTATGCTTCGATAAAAATCCATAACTTTTTTCAATAGAGTTGGGATATCATCGCACTAGCTATTCAGAAAATTAAgtgtattaacattaaaacttaGTTTTTAGGAAAACAAAAACACGAGAGGGGTGTCACATTACTGTATGCAGTTATTCGGAACATCCTTGTCTATgggaaaaaaatcttaatgaCTAGTTTGTAGATAGCTTGAAATACTTCGGTGGAAATAACATCAATCAAAATTGCTTCAGTCGAAGGCAATCGGGAACTAGAAATACATGAacctacttataaaaattacgttcAGTGGACGTGATTTACATGTGGAAATGTCATTTTACGATTTCAAAGATAACATTTGTATGCTAATTAACAATTTGCACATTCTGTGgtgtaaaattaaaaggtATGAGTAagttttcgtttaatttttttcgtattCTTGCTAGACCTCAACTGCATAGACTTCATAGACAtgtttatacacaaaaaaaaactaagcgGCATTataattgtcagaactagtcTAAATTTAGGCCCACACGGAAGCataagttttcaaataaaaacggaATCATGAAAATCGCTTCACCCTGTCGAATGTTCT
Proteins encoded in this region:
- the LOC119831531 gene encoding protein lin-28 homolog isoform X2, which codes for MSGSTSGNAVPSSSAGSASGGGVTGVTRRGRCKWFNVAKGWGFITPEDGGQDVFVHQSVIQMPGFRSLGDDELVEFECKESDKGLEATRVSGPSSVDCQGSHRRPLSKKRFRKIRCYNCGEFANHIAAKCSIGPQPKRCHNCKSEDHLIADCPVEKKKDDSQSKHSSSSQGSQEESPQ
- the LOC119831531 gene encoding protein lin-28 homolog isoform X1, with the translated sequence MSGSTSGNAVPSSSAGSASGGGVTGVTRRGRCKWFNVAKGWGFITPEDGGQDVFVHQSVIQMPGFRSLGDDELVEFECKESDKGLEATRVSGPSSVDCQGSHRRPLSKKRFRKIRCYNCGEFANHIAAKCSIGPQPKRCHNCKSEDHLIADCPVKVEKKKDDSQSKHSSSSQGSQEESPQ